In the genome of Lysobacter sp. 5GHs7-4, the window CGCCCGGCCGGCCGCGTACCCTGTGCGCTCGCGGCCCCTTTGGCCGCGCGGAGACCGCATGACCCAGCCACACGCCGACGAGCGCGCCGACGCGCGCCTCGCCTGGGCCCGCCACGCCACCGGCGACCAGCGCCTGCAACTCGAGCGCGCCTCGGTCGATGCCGGCTTCCGCAGTTACTGGCGCGCCGCGCCGGACGCGGCCGGCATGCCGGCCAGCGCCATCGTCATGGATTCGCCGCCCGCGCTGGAGGACGTGCGCCCCTGGCTGCGCCTGCGCACGCTGCTGGAGCAAGGCGGCGTGCGCGTGCCACGCGTGCTGGTCGAGGACGTCGAGCACGGGTTCCTGCTGCTGGAAGACCTGGGCGGCCCGACCCTGGCGCAGGTCATCGACGCCGACAGCGCCGATGCCCATTTCGACGCCGCCATCGGGCAATTGCTGAGGCTGCAGGCGATCGCCCCGCCCGCAGGCATGGGCGAGTTCGGCGAGGCGCTGTTGCAGCGCGACGCCGGCCTGTTCGAGGAATGGTTCCTGGGCCGTCACCTGGGCCTGCAGCTGGATTGCGACGACAGCGATCGCCTGGAACTGGTGCAGCGCCGGCTGATGGACAACGCGCTGGCGCAGGCGCAGGTGCTGACCCACCGCGACTTTATGCCGCGGAATCTGATGCCGGTCGCGCCCGGTCCCGCCGTGCTGGATTTCCAGGACTGCGTGCGCGGCCCGGTGGCCTACGACGCGATCAGCCTGTTCAAGGACGCGTTCCTCAGCTGGCCGCTGGCGCGCGTCGACGGCTGGCTGGCGCGCTACCACGAACGCGCGCTCGCCGCCGGCGTGCCGGTGCCGCCGCTGGCGCGCTTCCGCCGCGACGCCGACTGGCTGGGCGTGCAGCGCCATCTCAAGATCCTCGGCATCTTCGCGCGCCTGCACTACCGCGACGGCAAGACCAAATACCTGCCCGACGCGCCGCGCTTTATCGCCTACCTGGACGAAGTGCTGCCGCGCTATCCGGAACTGCAACCGCTGGCGGAGCTGCTCGACACGCGCATCCGTCCGGCCCTGGCGAGGCTGTCGGCATGAAGGCGCTGATCTTCGCCGCCGGCCTGGGCGAGCGCATGCGCCCGCTCACCGACACCACCCCCAAGCCCTTGCTCGCGGTCGCGGGCAAGCCGCTGATCGAGTGGCATCTGAAAAAACTGGCGGTCTGCGGCGTGCGCGAGGTCGTGGTCAACACCTCCTGGTTGGCCGATCGCTTCCCGCAGGCATTGGGCGACGGCGCGCGCTGGGGCCTGCGCATCGTCTATTCCTACGAAGGCGGCACACCGCTGGAAACCGGCGGCGGCATGCTGCACGCCCTACCGCTGCTCGGCGATGCGCCGTTCCTGCTGGTCAACGGCGACATCTGGACCGACTTCGATTTCGCGCGCCTGCCGCGCGAGCCGGCCGGACTGGCGCACCTGGTGATGGTGGACCGACCGCCGCAAGCCACCCAGGGCGATTTCGCGCTAGACACCGACGGCCTGGTGCGCAGCGACGGCGAACAGCGCCTGACCTATGCCGGCCTGGGCATCTACCGGCCGCAGTTGCTGGACGGCTGGCGCGAACACAGCAGCGACCCGGGCGCCGACGATCCGCTGCCGCGCTTCCGCTTGGCGCCGATCCTGCGCGCGCACATGGCCGCCGGCCGCATCAGCGGCGAGCACCATCGCGGACGCTGGACCGACGTGGGCACGCCGCAGCGGCTGCAGCAGTTGGATACGGAACTGAGCGGGAACCCGACTTGAGCGGCGACCACGGCTTCAGCGAGGAGCAGCGCCACGGCGTCTACCGCGCGATCTTCGAGCGACGCGACGTGCGCTCGCAGTTCCGGCCCGACCCGATCCCCGCCGAGGTGCTGGAGCGACTGCTGCGCGCCGCGCATCACGCGCCGTCGGTGGGTTTCATGCAGCCCTGGGATTTCGTGGTCATAGACGACGCCCAGGTCAAGCAGCGGGTCAAAGCCCTGCACGAACACGCCAACGCCCAGGCCGCACACAACTACCGCGACGAACGCGCCGCGTTGTACCGCCGGCTCAAGCTGGAAGGCATCGTCGACAGCCCGCTCAACCTGTGCGTGACCTGCGACCGCGAACGCGGCGGCGAACACGTGCTGGGCCGCAACACCATGCTCGACGCCGACTTGTTCAGCGCCTGCCTGGCCGTGCAGAACCTGTGGCTGGCCGCGCGCGCCGAAGGCATAGGCGTGGGCTGGGTCAGCATCCTGGAACCCGCGGACCTGAGCTGCGTGCTGAACCTGCCCGAACGCGTGGTGCCGGTGGCTTACCTGTGTCTGGGCTATGTGGAGGAATTCCTGCCGCAGCCGGAACTGCAGGCGCAGGGCTGGCGTTCGCGCCTGCCGATGGGCGGCTTGCTGCACGGCAACGGCTGGGGCGGCGAACTGACGCACAGCCCGTTCCTGCAAGCCTTGCAGGCGGCGGTCGAAGCCGGCGATCCGCCGACACCCTGAGCGGCCGCCGCGACGGCTGGCATGCGAAAGCGACCTGCTAGCATGCGCGTCGACATGACCGACACCCTCAAACCGCTCAGCAAATTCCTCAGCCTGATCCTGCGTCACGACCCCGAGGCCATCGGCCTGCAACTGGACGAACAGGGCTGGGCCGACGTCGACGAACTCATCGCCAAAGCCGCAGCGCACGGCAAGCGCTACGACCACGCGCTGTTGCAGCAGCTGGTCCGCGACAACGACAAGCAGCGCTTCAAACTCAGCGACGACGGCCGCCGTATCCGCGCCAACCAGGGCCACTCGATCGAGATCGATCTGGCCCTGATGCCGATCGCACCGCCGGACTCGCTGTACCACGGCACCGCCACCCGCTACGCCGACGCGATCCGCGCACAAGGCTTGCGCAAGCAAAGCCGCCAGCAGGTGCACCTGTCCAGCGACCGCGACACCGCGCACAAGGTCGGCAGCCGCCACGGCCGCCCGGTCGTGCTGCACGTGCGCGCGGGCGAGATGCACGCACGCGGCGCGGCCTTCTTTCGCGCCGACAACGGCGTGTGGCTGACCGACGCGGTGGCGGCGGAATTCATCGACTGGCCCGACGAGGCCGCTGCCCCCTAAGCTCACCGCCCGACACGCTCAGGAGATCGCCGTGCGCTCACGCCTCATGCTGTCTGTGCTGTTGCTGACTTCCGCCTTCGCCGCGCCCGCGTTCTCCGCCGCCGTGCGCGAGATCGTCCTCAGCCAGCCCTGCGAAGGCTGCGAGGCGGTGTTCGACGGGCTGCCCGCCAAGCCGGCCTCGGCGTCGCGGCTGGCGCCCGCCAACGAGCCCGGCCAAGCCTTGTTGCTGAGCGGCACCGTGCGCCTCAACGCACGCAGCGGGCCGGGCGCGCCGGTGCCAGGCGTGATCGTGTACGCCTACCAGACCGACCGCGGCGGTGTGTACCCGCACGACGCGCGCCTGTCCGGGGCCGCCGCGCGACACGGCCGCCTGCGCGGCTGGGCGGTGACCGATGCGCAGGGCCGCTACAGCTTCCGCACGATCCGCCCCGGCGGCTACCCCAGCAGCGACGAGCCCGAACACATCCACCTGCACGTGATCGAGCGCGGGCGCTGCACCTACTACCTGGGCGATGTGTTGTTCGACGACGATCCGCGCCTGACTCCGGCGCGGCGCGCGCAGCAGCGCCTGGCTTACGGCGGCAGCGGCATCGCCCGCCCACAGGGCGACGCGCGCAGCGGCTGGCGCGTGCAGCGCGATATCGTGCTGGGTTTGAACGTGCCGGGGTATGCGCGCTGCGGGCGTTGAGCCGCTGGCTCGGTTGAATGCTTTGGGTTGGGCACGGCGGTCGAGCGCTTTGGGTAGGAGCGGCGTAAGCCGCGACCGCGCCACTACGCCAACGACGCAGGCCACGACGATGGCTGCTCAACACCCAGCTCACGACGCAAGCGAGTCCCGCAATCGCGGCTCACGCCGCTCCCACAGAAGGCATTCAGCGTCTGCACGTGCTTGGATATCCGAACACGGGTTCAACGGTGATCGGCGGAGTCGCGCGCGAACGCCATATCGCGGAGCGACGTGAGTGGCGCGTGCGCAGGCGTCTTTGATTCCTGTGGGAGCGGCGTGAGCCGCGATTCGTTAGCGCGGCGGGTCGCGCATGCCACGCAAGCCAGTGTCGCGGTCGCGGCTTACGCCGCTCCTACAGGGGGATTGCGAGCGTTCTCGCGAGGTCGATGGTGGTGACCTCGATACGCTGGCCGCGACGCTGGCCGCGCCGCATTGCGGGGTGACGCACCTGGCCTCAGCGCTGCTCCAGCGTCTGCTTCAAAAACGGCACGGTGATGCGGCGTTGCGCTGCCAGCGAGGCGCGGTCGAGGCGGTCGAGCAAGGCGGTCAGGCCGGCCAGATCGCGGTCGACACGCTTGAGCAGCCAATCCAGCGCGGCTTCTTCCAACACCAGCCCGCGGCGCTGCGCGCGCTGGCGCAACACTTCGGCGCGGCCGTCGTCGTCCAGCGGCGACAGTGCGATGCGCGCGCATTGCGACAGGCGCGAGCGCAGGTCCGGCAGCGTCAGCGCCAGGCCGTCGGGCGCTTCGCGGCCGGCGTAAATCACCGCCGCACCGGCGGCGCGGGCGCGGTTGTGGGCGTCGAACAAGGCGATCTCGTCCTCGCGCGTGCCGGCGATGGCGTCCAGCCCGTCCAGGGCCAGCAGGTCGTTGCCTTCCAGCGCCTCCAGCGCGTCGCGCGCGCGGCCGGCGGCCGCCATCAGCGGCAGATAGGCGGCGCGGCGGCCGGCGGCTTCGGCCTCGGCGCAGGCGCCCAGCAGCAGATGGGTTTTGCCCACGCCCGCCGGGCCGGCCAGGTACAGCCAGTCGGAACTCGGTCCGCGCGCCAACGCGCGCAGCTGCTCAAGGCTGCCCTCCGGTGCCGCGACGAAGGTGTCCAGTCGCTGATCCGGCGGGTAGCGCAACGCCAGCGGCAGCTGCTTGGCGGTCATCGACGCAAGCTCACTCGGCCTCGCGCTCCGTCGGCGCCGGCATGTTGTGCGGCGTCGGCTCCAGCAGGATCGCCGACGGCGTGCCCGCGTACAGGCGGCTGCGCGTGTAACGCTCCTGCGCGTAGCGCAACAGCACGTTGGTCACCGCCGCCACCGGCAGCGCCAGCAGCATGCCGAGGAAGCCGAACAGCTGGCCGCCGGCGAGCACGGCGAAGATCACCGCCACCGGATGCAGGCCGATGCGGTCGCCGACCAGCTTGGGCGTGAGCCAATAGCCTTCGATCAGCTGGCCGATGCCGAACACGGTCAGCACGCCGGCCACGTACTTCCAGTCCCCGAACTGCACCAGCGCGGCGATGCTGCCCAGCACGATGCCGCTGGCCGGGCCCAGATACGGAACGAAGGTCAGCAGGCCGGCGATCAGGCCGATCAGGATGCCCAGATCCAGACCCACCGCCCACAGGCCCAGGCCGTACATCACGCCCAGGATCAGCATCACCAGGAACTGGCCGCGCAGGAACGCGCCGAGCACGTCGCTGGACTCGCGCGCGAGGCGGCCGACGGTGTCCAGGTGATTGCGCGGAATCAGCGAGGCCACGCGGGCGACCATCAGGTCCCAGTCGCGCAGGAAGAAGAAGGTGATCACCGGCAGCAGGGCGAGGTTGGCGACCACGCCGATCAGGGCGAAGCCCGAACGCGACAGATAGCCCAGCGCCGTGGTGGCGACGCCGCCGGCGCGCTCCCAGTTGCTGCGCACCAGCTGCGAGATGTGCTCCAGATCCAGCCACACCGTGATTTCGAAACCGGTGCGCGCCTCCACCCACGGCAGCGCGGTGTTCATGAACCAGTCGCGGTAGCTGGGCAGCGACGCGATCAGGGTCGAGATCTGTCGCTCGATCAGCGGCACCAGGAT includes:
- the hda gene encoding DnaA regulatory inactivator Hda, with protein sequence MTAKQLPLALRYPPDQRLDTFVAAPEGSLEQLRALARGPSSDWLYLAGPAGVGKTHLLLGACAEAEAAGRRAAYLPLMAAAGRARDALEALEGNDLLALDGLDAIAGTREDEIALFDAHNRARAAGAAVIYAGREAPDGLALTLPDLRSRLSQCARIALSPLDDDGRAEVLRQRAQRRGLVLEEAALDWLLKRVDRDLAGLTALLDRLDRASLAAQRRITVPFLKQTLEQR
- a CDS encoding RNA 2'-phosphotransferase — translated: MRVDMTDTLKPLSKFLSLILRHDPEAIGLQLDEQGWADVDELIAKAAAHGKRYDHALLQQLVRDNDKQRFKLSDDGRRIRANQGHSIEIDLALMPIAPPDSLYHGTATRYADAIRAQGLRKQSRQQVHLSSDRDTAHKVGSRHGRPVVLHVRAGEMHARGAAFFRADNGVWLTDAVAAEFIDWPDEAAAP
- a CDS encoding AI-2E family transporter, producing METTPLHDIAQFLRRLQWAALGVGACWLLWLLAPVLTPFVVAAMLGWLGDPLVDRLERAGRSRNVAVTLVFTAMALLVLLVLVILVPLIERQISTLIASLPSYRDWFMNTALPWVEARTGFEITVWLDLEHISQLVRSNWERAGGVATTALGYLSRSGFALIGVVANLALLPVITFFFLRDWDLMVARVASLIPRNHLDTVGRLARESSDVLGAFLRGQFLVMLILGVMYGLGLWAVGLDLGILIGLIAGLLTFVPYLGPASGIVLGSIAALVQFGDWKYVAGVLTVFGIGQLIEGYWLTPKLVGDRIGLHPVAVIFAVLAGGQLFGFLGMLLALPVAAVTNVLLRYAQERYTRSRLYAGTPSAILLEPTPHNMPAPTEREAE
- the murU gene encoding N-acetylmuramate alpha-1-phosphate uridylyltransferase MurU; protein product: MKALIFAAGLGERMRPLTDTTPKPLLAVAGKPLIEWHLKKLAVCGVREVVVNTSWLADRFPQALGDGARWGLRIVYSYEGGTPLETGGGMLHALPLLGDAPFLLVNGDIWTDFDFARLPREPAGLAHLVMVDRPPQATQGDFALDTDGLVRSDGEQRLTYAGLGIYRPQLLDGWREHSSDPGADDPLPRFRLAPILRAHMAAGRISGEHHRGRWTDVGTPQRLQQLDTELSGNPT
- a CDS encoding phosphotransferase, yielding MTQPHADERADARLAWARHATGDQRLQLERASVDAGFRSYWRAAPDAAGMPASAIVMDSPPALEDVRPWLRLRTLLEQGGVRVPRVLVEDVEHGFLLLEDLGGPTLAQVIDADSADAHFDAAIGQLLRLQAIAPPAGMGEFGEALLQRDAGLFEEWFLGRHLGLQLDCDDSDRLELVQRRLMDNALAQAQVLTHRDFMPRNLMPVAPGPAVLDFQDCVRGPVAYDAISLFKDAFLSWPLARVDGWLARYHERALAAGVPVPPLARFRRDADWLGVQRHLKILGIFARLHYRDGKTKYLPDAPRFIAYLDEVLPRYPELQPLAELLDTRIRPALARLSA
- the bluB gene encoding 5,6-dimethylbenzimidazole synthase, with amino-acid sequence MSGDHGFSEEQRHGVYRAIFERRDVRSQFRPDPIPAEVLERLLRAAHHAPSVGFMQPWDFVVIDDAQVKQRVKALHEHANAQAAHNYRDERAALYRRLKLEGIVDSPLNLCVTCDRERGGEHVLGRNTMLDADLFSACLAVQNLWLAARAEGIGVGWVSILEPADLSCVLNLPERVVPVAYLCLGYVEEFLPQPELQAQGWRSRLPMGGLLHGNGWGGELTHSPFLQALQAAVEAGDPPTP